TTGAATTATTCAGGAAATTTCGCTGTGTCGAGTCTACAAACGCCCAGGAATCGAAGACAACTTCCACCTCACCGGCACAACCACTAAATCCTCCGGctcaaaggcggcggcggcgatgggcaaGAAGCACGCCGCCGCGAACCGGACgtcatcgacggcggcggctgcggcgccccgcctcgccccgatgttcgacggcggcggcggccaccactcATCCGCCCTCATGGGAAAGGCAACATACAACGCatcacacgccgccgccgaagggACGAACGCCATCGCCATGTCactgtcggcggcggccgcgctgcatcctccggcgccggcgatgttCCGGTCGACGGCGTCGGTGGCCTCGTTGAGCTCCACCACGTCGACGGAGGAGGACGGCACGTCGCTCTTCCACCTCAAGgccggcgcgacgacgacgaacacgaCGACGAtgcatcatcaccatcatcatcagcagctgCCTGCTTCAACTCATGCTCTGCTCAACACCAACTCGTCAGCAATGGCGACCATCCCCATCGACGAGCTGAGTAGGGCGATTGGATCTTACAGCAACAACCACCATCAACCAAACTCTACTACAACTCATCAATCAACTGCTTTGCCGCCATCGCAACAAAGCCCTCTTCTTCCATTCGCTAGCATGGAGAAGATTTGGGATTGGAACCCTCTCCTAGAATCTCCCAAGGTTTGCACAAACTTCAAGTAACTTTGATTATGATCTACTCTTGGATGATGGATTAATGTTTGTATGCATGAATGCATCTATGCaactatgcatatatatgcattgcatgGATGCAAACCATATGGTATTATATgtgtacttaattaattatgtatatgtataacaCATATTTGGGCTAGGACAGGGTTATCTATCTATATAATGGAACATGGTAAGGTAGTTCTAGTCCCATGCAATTACCGGCTTACCGCGCCATTATTTTAGTTCACATTAGTGGATGGAAGTAACTGTATGTCAATTTCTATTGGATATGATCTCGAGGACAATGTGTAGTGTTACTCGTCGATCTAGAGTTGTAATAAAGATGAAATAGCATTATATATGTGATCTTTTTTCGCTTCCATAGTATTTattctacatatatataaattatccATGCAGCCGGCagcatatatgcatatgcatgaacTGCAGGTGTGTGTTCATAATTTATGTAGTATATTTGATAGGTGATCTTGGAAGATATCTAGTGTTTTGGTTGCATGAAATGATATTGCGCGCGCTCATTACTCTGGAAAACCACGCATGCATATGGTATGAAATTAATACTGTGTTACAAATTAAAATGGTATTGGTGGTTTTTGCTACTCTTTTCCcattatttcgaattttaaacATCACAATAATATAATCAATTTTTTGCTAGTTAAATTGGTTTGTGCCTCGAACAGATATATAGCCACTGTTTCTAATTAACATTTCTTATGTGTTCTTATGGATTTATAGTCAGATAATAATCGGCCGGTTGGATGGATAAGTACTGATCATATGCAGTCTTTTCACAATGGTTGACAATTTTCTGCATATTGCTTTGTCTATGAATAAATGAGGAGTGCAAAACATCGATCCACCTGAATTAATTTAACTCAGTAAATACAGATAAATACTGCTATTTGTAGTATTTCTTAGCAGGAGCGTTGCCATTTTGCGTCACTTATTTCTTCTCAGATTTAATAATGTATTTTACTTTAATTAGTTGTGAGCACCTGGTggataaattaatatgtaaaCATATAATAATGTGGAATGGGTGGAATATGATTTGACTTGATTATTCCCTACAATTAATATATAACACAAGCTGGCAGCAGTGTATATATTCTACATGCATTATTGGTAAATAATGTGAAATGATCAATATCTGAATATATTGATCATTGATctacagtatatatatagatgcagCAACAAcgactgttttttttaatcgagcattgattttttttttgcgaggaaaaaATGAGTATTGCATTATCcgtattatattattattttcctGCATAGTGCATATAGTCATCTCATATACTCATGCATGCATCTCatattaattaagcttaattgtTTTGCGAAAATGAGAATCAGAAAGTTCTATGaaccactaattaattaaacttgaGAGTTGCATTGTTTTGTGTAAATGTGTATATTGCAAACAGAGATTGAAGATTGAAACTACTAGTTATAGTAGAGTACTCCTACTATAGAAACTAACTAGAAATGCTAAGTAGTAGCTGTACACAATCTTTTCGAAAGAAGAATTAAGCTGTGTAGTCTCACCATTCACAATTGATCGTTGCATTATCTTTCAGCGATACCAAGGAAGAAGTTAATTGAGCAGTTGTTAACATCCATGCATCTAGCgtgcagcagctgcagcgtTGGTTTGGTGCCAATTAACTAATCTCGTGATAATCAATTGGCATAAAAGCTATGCATGCATTCATGCACACGTACGGTGAAAAAGGAAACGGGGTTTAACTAATCTCCACATAATTTTTCCACATTAAATCCTTACATACATACACGCGATAAAATAGAAAAtcgataaaaaatattacttttataatatgatgatcaattacGAATGGAAGAAGTATTTTGTACGGTCACTCAGAAACAAGATCAACTATCACACACGCCATCTCATgatcaataaaataatattttagaatCGACAAAATAATTGGTCGTATATTCTTTAAAGAAAAAGGACAGAATAAATTAAACTATCTGAAAAAATTCCCACGATATGAAGTAGAATTGTCAGGAGAGATGGGCAGCTGAGGAATTGGGGTAGTGTAGGTGAGGGAGTTATGGCTGGGAGCGCCACAAACCGCCATGCTTTATTACCCCGAATCCATTGATTTTATGGGCCTACCAACTAAACCCAACAATTACTCCACTTGCTAGTTGGGCTTTAATTTCTGGATACACATTGCATTAGCGTGAATGAGTCAACTAGCTAGCTGGGCTGCCATTACATACAATGGTCGGCCCAACCAACTCCTGGCCCACATCTTGCGAGACGTACGGCCCACTTCTTGTTCGTCTAGTAGTACTTACCAACGGCCCACTAACAAAATAGGCCCTTTTATGAGCGTACGTAAGTACAGCCCATTGACAGAATTGGGCCCATTACGAAACACCCCCCCTGAATGTCTGAATGTCatcgtctttttttttactttaaaatCAGAAGGAAAAAGGTGTTCTTTGAATCTGGTGAGAATGAAGATAAAAGATAAAGATTAATAGTttcacgcaaaatgaggtggtaataacgtgtgattaattgagttttaattattacaaacttgaaaaatgggttaatatgatattttagaacaactttcatataaaaagttttcgcacgaaacgcaacGTTTAGCAGTTAGAAAAGCGTGCCaagtatccaaaagtttatccaatTTTGTCGAGGAAAAAAACAGGGCCAAATaagcagagttttttttttactcgagAAAATCAGGATTGgagtttttattaaaaaagataTATCAGGATTGGATAGTTgatcataaaaatatatgagATATGTTGTTTTGAATAATCCAACTGAGATTGTATCGTAGCGTGCCAAATTATCAGTCCTCTTGTTTCTTTTTGTActagtacaaaatttatcatTCATAGCTATAACTACGAGTAATTTCTTCTTTGATTCCCAAGAGAGCAAGGAATCAAAATGGGCAAAAATCCGTATAATCCAATCTGTCCCAAGTGAGCAAGAAATCAAAATGGGCAAAAGAAATGATGATCCAATCTGTATAGTAGCAGCAATCTGGAGCAAACAGCATCAAGGCAAACCAATTCCGGGATGCAGATTACTGCAGCATTGTGAATCTGTCGTCAACAATCGAAACAAGGAGAAGGATAAGGATGGCAATTTCTCCCGTGGGACCGGGGACCCGCAGGGGACCCGCCCctacgggggcgggggcgggtaCTGATTTCGACCCGCGGGGAgtcgggggcgggggaggaCATCCACCCGCTGGTGACCCGCGGAGCCCCGAGGATGTATATTAGACTATTAATACTACCATATTGCAAGCCAAAAAGCCTATCTATCATATCATATATAAACCTAACCTTAATTTCCCCACCCTCTAtccatcctcctctcctcacccaTCCAGCCGTCACTCTCCACCACCAGCGCTTCcttcggcggcggggaggcgcggccggcggcggcggcggcggccaggcacgggcgacggcatcggcggccaagaagcgggcggcgacggcggcggctgccaaGCGCCGCCATCGGCGTCGGCATCGACGGCCATGGAgcttgcagcggcggcggcattccACCTCGTCTCGTGTTTGCTCTCGCGTTTGCCATCGGTGGTACGGGGCCCCGCTCACCCGCGGGTCCCCTACGGGGGCAGGGACGGGGGATATTTCCCACCCAACCACCTGTGCGGGGTCAGGGTCGGAGGGAGAAGTCAGggagcgggggcgggggcgttccagcccaacccgcCCCGTTGCCAACCCTAGAGAAGGAAAGAGCTGAGGcagacagcagcagcagatcatCAAAATACTCAAACTAAGCTAATCCATCTCCCTCCAAGACCAAGAATTCCATTCCACTAGTTaatctcaatctcctctttcgAGGAATCTcatcaacaaaaacaaaaaaaacattgccgCATCCGGAGTAGCTAGCGCGCTAATTACATTTACATGGcgatccaatccaatccagaTGCCGCATCACCTTCCATGGATCTACAGACTAcaggtaggaggaggaggaggaagaagagggtcggccagcggcggcgatggacttGGCGTCGGAGGGCagcaggacgaggaggaggagcacggcgaAGATGGCGACGGGCACGAGCAgcagcatcggcggcggcggcggcagcggcggcagcagcagcggcagcaccagcagcgtcgccgtcaccaccccgagcagcaccgccgcctccacccccaagtaccctcctcctccaccgcccacttccaccgccgccgccgtctcctccaccACTCTCCGCTTCACTCCCACCTGTCCGTACAatctccctcccgccgccgccgccgtggacctGTGCCCGGCCATGGCGTCCTCCTCGTAACGCAGCAAGATGACTCCTCGCATCAAGAAGCAGATGCAGAAGCGG
The Oryza glaberrima chromosome 8, OglaRS2, whole genome shotgun sequence DNA segment above includes these coding regions:
- the LOC127781106 gene encoding NAC domain-containing protein 35-like; the protein is MRGSDHHQDVVAAPRGGGGGGDDGQAHDMVMPGFRFHPTEEELIEFYLRRKVEGKRFNIELIAFVDLYRYDPWDLPALASIGDKEWFFYVPRDRKYRNGDRPNRVTPSGYWKATGADRMVKVEGDRPIGLKKTLVFYVGKAPKGLRSSWIMNEYRLPHGDADRYQKEISLCRVYKRPGIEDNFHLTGTTTKSSGSKAAAAMGKKHAAANRTSSTAAAAAPRLAPMFDGGGGHHSSALMGKATYNASHAAAEGTNAIAMSLSAAAALHPPAPAMFRSTASVASLSSTTSTEEDGTSLFHLKAGATTTNTTTMHHHHHHQQLPASTHALLNTNSSAMATIPIDELSRAIGSYSNNHHQPNSTTTHQSTALPPSQQSPLLPFASMEKIWDWNPLLESPKVCTNFK